In Deltaproteobacteria bacterium, a single genomic region encodes these proteins:
- a CDS encoding heme lyase CcmF/NrfE family subunit — MTASLGHTCVLLAFALALWGIAAPVLHARTGDERFHASARYAIAGQFLFVTAAAGALIYALVATDFSIRYVAFNTTRATPVYYRVTGLWGALEGSLLLWEWILIIFSALVAWCYRARMREFMPWVLMVFSIVSAFFLAVIAFASNPFEPLSPVPADGRGLNPLLEDANMLSHPPLLYTGFVGLTVPFAFAIAALIRGRLDQSWIVATRRWTITAWFFLTLGNIVGAWWSYHVLGWGGYWAWDPVENAAFMPWLPATAFLHSVQVQERRGMLKTWNLLLIIIAFSLTIFGTFLTRSGVLSSIHAFSSGPVGFYFLAVLAFVLISSLGLLAWRSDQLRGQPELDSVVSRESAFVLNNVVFVSALFTIFLGTVFPLLSEAVAGVQVSVGAPYFNAVTAPLFLLLVFLMGVGPLIAWRRASWDNLKRNFTWPVVASLAVAAGLFAGGIRSFFSLLGFTLCAFTVWTMVCDTWLSLRARRRQAGEGPLRGFATLVRRNQRRYGGFVVHLGVVLVVLGIAGSMAYSIEREATLSVGETLTAGPYRVSFEGLRGSQQPTHYRVEGAFQVSRNGHELGRLSPALKFFPIQDSPIGRAVFYSSLKEDVYLILSGFSEVGQNRATLKVLIRPLVLWIWLGGVVMALGTLLAILPMGPARRKEA, encoded by the coding sequence GTGACCGCGAGCCTGGGACATACCTGCGTCCTGCTGGCCTTCGCGCTGGCGCTCTGGGGCATCGCCGCCCCGGTCCTGCACGCGCGCACCGGCGACGAACGTTTCCACGCCTCCGCCCGCTACGCCATCGCCGGCCAGTTCCTTTTCGTCACCGCCGCCGCCGGGGCGCTGATCTACGCGCTGGTGGCCACCGACTTCTCCATCCGCTACGTGGCCTTCAACACCACCCGGGCGACGCCCGTCTACTACCGCGTCACCGGCCTCTGGGGCGCCCTCGAAGGCTCGCTGCTCCTGTGGGAGTGGATCCTCATCATCTTCTCGGCGCTGGTGGCGTGGTGCTACCGCGCGCGCATGCGCGAATTCATGCCCTGGGTGCTGATGGTCTTCTCCATCGTCTCGGCGTTCTTCCTGGCGGTCATCGCCTTCGCCTCCAACCCCTTCGAGCCCCTGTCGCCGGTACCCGCCGACGGCCGCGGCCTCAACCCGTTGCTGGAAGACGCCAACATGCTGAGCCATCCGCCGCTCCTGTACACGGGGTTCGTGGGGCTCACCGTACCCTTCGCCTTCGCCATCGCCGCGCTCATCCGCGGCCGGCTCGACCAGTCGTGGATCGTCGCCACCCGGCGCTGGACCATCACCGCGTGGTTCTTCCTCACCCTCGGCAACATCGTGGGCGCGTGGTGGTCGTACCACGTGCTCGGCTGGGGCGGCTACTGGGCCTGGGACCCGGTGGAGAACGCCGCTTTCATGCCCTGGCTGCCGGCGACGGCGTTCCTGCACTCGGTGCAGGTGCAGGAACGCCGCGGCATGCTCAAGACCTGGAACCTGCTGTTGATCATCATCGCTTTCAGCCTGACCATCTTCGGCACCTTCCTGACGCGCTCCGGCGTGCTGTCGTCCATCCACGCGTTCTCGTCGGGACCGGTAGGATTCTATTTTCTGGCGGTTCTCGCGTTCGTGCTGATCTCGTCGCTGGGACTGCTGGCTTGGCGCAGCGACCAGCTTCGCGGGCAGCCCGAGCTGGACTCGGTGGTGAGCCGCGAGTCGGCCTTCGTCCTGAACAACGTGGTGTTCGTCTCCGCCCTGTTCACCATCTTCCTGGGCACGGTGTTCCCGCTGCTGTCCGAGGCCGTGGCCGGCGTCCAGGTGAGCGTGGGGGCGCCCTACTTCAATGCCGTCACCGCGCCTCTCTTCCTGCTGCTGGTCTTTCTCATGGGCGTGGGGCCGCTCATTGCCTGGCGCCGGGCTTCCTGGGACAACCTCAAGCGGAACTTCACTTGGCCGGTGGTGGCGTCCCTGGCCGTGGCCGCGGGCCTCTTCGCCGGCGGCATCCGCTCGTTTTTCTCGCTGCTGGGCTTCACGCTGTGCGCCTTCACGGTCTGGACCATGGTGTGCGACACGTGGCTTTCGCTGCGGGCGCGCCGGCGCCAGGCGGGCGAGGGGCCGCTCCGCGGCTTCGCCACTCTGGTGCGGCGCAACCAGCGGCGCTACGGTGGATTCGTGGTGCACCTGGGTGTGGTGCTGGTGGTGCTGGGCATCGCCGGCTCCATGGCCTACAGCATCGAGCGGGAGGCGACCCTGAGCGTCGGCGAGACCCTCACGGCGGGACCCTACCGGGTCTCCTTCGAGGGCCTGCGCGGGTCGCAGCAACCCACCCACTACCGGGTGGAGGGCGCCTTCCAGGTGTCGCGCAACGGTCATGAGCTGGGACGCCTGTCGCCAGCGCTCAAGTTCTTTCCCATCCAGGATTCGCCCATCGGCCGGGCGGTGTTCTACAGCTCGCTCAAGGAGGACGTCTACCTGATCCTCTCGGGATTCAGCGAGGTGGGCCAGAACCGGGCCACGCTCAAGGTGCTGATCCGCCCCCTGGTGCTGTGGATCTGGCTCGGCGGCGTGGTCATGGCCCTGGGCACGCTCCTGGCCATCCTGCCCATGGGTCCGGCCCGGCGGAAGGAAGCATGA
- a CDS encoding redoxin domain-containing protein — translation MTPAARRLLLTLMAVGALVILLGYGFYRDPRYIPSPLVGNTAPDFSLTLFDGREVHLSELRGKTVMLDFWASWCLPCRAEARDLEAAWKRQGDDVVFLGINIQDKEAAARKFIEEFGITFANGQDPDGKIAVDYGVWGIPEAFFVSPTGRITYKHVGAIPPAVLAAKLEEARRDRASAESGRGEHQTIR, via the coding sequence ATGACTCCGGCGGCGCGCAGACTGCTGCTCACCCTCATGGCGGTGGGCGCCCTGGTGATCCTGCTGGGTTACGGCTTCTACCGCGACCCGCGCTACATCCCCTCGCCGCTGGTGGGAAACACCGCCCCGGATTTCTCCCTGACTTTGTTCGACGGCCGGGAGGTGCACCTGTCGGAGCTGCGCGGCAAGACCGTGATGCTGGATTTCTGGGCCTCGTGGTGCCTGCCCTGCCGGGCGGAAGCGCGGGACCTGGAGGCGGCCTGGAAGCGGCAGGGAGACGACGTGGTCTTCCTCGGCATCAACATCCAGGACAAGGAGGCGGCCGCGCGGAAGTTCATCGAGGAATTCGGCATCACCTTCGCCAACGGGCAGGACCCGGACGGCAAGATCGCGGTGGACTACGGCGTCTGGGGCATTCCCGAAGCCTTCTTCGTAAGCCCCACGGGCAGGATCACCTACAAGCACGTGGGCGCCATTCCGCCGGCGGTGCTGGCGGCCAAGCTGGAGGAAGCCCGCCGCGACCGCGCCAGCGCTGAGAGCGGGCGCGGCGAGCATCAGACGATACGATGA
- the ccsA gene encoding cytochrome c biogenesis protein CcsA, producing the protein MARRILGTLTLILILTGLYWGLVEAPPDARQGETQRIMYLHIPSILVAYLAFFIVFVGSCLYLWKGERRDDNLAHSAAEIGVLFTALTIIEGSIWGKPTWGVWWTWDARLTLTAILLLIFSAYLLLRSLIEDPRRGAVSGAILGIIGFLDIPLIHMSVYWWRTLHQPPSILRPDKAPWENIDPAMLWPLGINFLAFLVLFFYLLSLRIHLGEVEDRARRSRLYAAG; encoded by the coding sequence ATGGCTCGACGAATACTCGGTACTCTGACACTCATACTCATCCTCACCGGCCTGTATTGGGGCTTGGTGGAGGCCCCGCCCGACGCGCGCCAGGGCGAGACCCAGCGCATCATGTACCTCCACATCCCCAGCATCCTGGTGGCGTACCTGGCGTTCTTCATCGTGTTCGTGGGTAGCTGCCTCTACCTGTGGAAGGGCGAGCGCCGGGACGACAACCTGGCGCACTCGGCGGCGGAGATCGGTGTGCTGTTCACGGCGCTGACCATCATCGAGGGCTCCATCTGGGGCAAGCCCACCTGGGGCGTGTGGTGGACCTGGGACGCGCGCCTCACGCTCACCGCCATCCTGCTGCTGATCTTCTCGGCCTACCTGCTGCTGCGCTCGCTCATCGAGGATCCGCGGCGAGGCGCGGTATCCGGCGCCATCCTGGGCATCATCGGCTTCCTCGACATCCCGCTCATCCACATGTCGGTGTACTGGTGGCGCACCCTGCACCAGCCGCCCTCCATCCTGCGCCCGGACAAGGCGCCGTGGGAGAACATCGACCCGGCGATGCTGTGGCCCCTGGGGATCAACTTCCTGGCGTTTCTCGTGCTGTTCTTCTACCTGCTGTCGCTGCGCATCCACCTGGGGGAGGTGGAGGACCGGGCGCGTCGGAGCCGGCTCTACGCGGCCGGCTGA
- the ccmE gene encoding cytochrome c maturation protein CcmE: MKRRRFLIGGLIIVGALAYLIYGAMQNAVVYFVTPSELHAETGAPDRFLRVGGMVLPGSLEKDLGRRTFRFRISDGQESIPVFFQGVPPDLFSEGKGAVVEGRLGKDGVFQASTVMAKHAEEYSPHKEGEDPSKVRSFVPARPTGGS, encoded by the coding sequence ATGAAGCGTAGGCGGTTTCTCATCGGCGGCCTGATCATCGTCGGCGCCCTCGCCTATCTCATCTACGGCGCCATGCAGAACGCCGTGGTCTACTTCGTCACGCCGAGCGAGCTCCACGCCGAGACCGGAGCGCCGGACCGCTTCCTGCGAGTGGGCGGCATGGTGCTGCCCGGGTCACTGGAAAAGGACCTGGGGCGACGCACCTTCCGCTTCAGGATCTCCGATGGCCAGGAGTCCATCCCCGTGTTCTTCCAGGGAGTGCCCCCGGACCTCTTCTCGGAGGGCAAGGGCGCCGTGGTGGAAGGACGACTCGGCAAGGATGGAGTGTTCCAGGCCTCCACCGTCATGGCCAAGCACGCCGAGGAGTACAGCCCGCACAAGGAGGGGGAAGATCCCTCCAAGGTGCGCAGCTTCGTGCCCGCCCGGCCCACGGGCGGTTCGTGA